The Opitutus sp. ER46 genome contains a region encoding:
- a CDS encoding WecB/TagA/CpsF family glycosyltransferase: protein MNDATSELLPRATLKQVLGGRARLVGARCDARLPRGLVSPVEARLRMGIPYGDLHGAEAAYLARRTLGSDLGVVARALLAAALAPSARAAAARRPFVVSAPLDNLSIMEAVQVVLAPPEAERARLVYFVHAHALNQARFNRTYADVLARADALLPDGIGIRLAARLLGVAMRDNVNGTDLFPILCREAAERGLPLVLIGGASGVAEACARRMRAEVPGLRVPLAVPGFFKDADEPAALAGRIHALGRALVLVGMGSPRQELWAWEHLRGCGGATVLTVGGLFDFYSGRVRRAPVFWRETGMEWAYRLLQEPRRLARRYLVGNPLFLALALEQRIRGPRVPPAEGRCGEATESRGIRDAAGRSE, encoded by the coding sequence ATGAACGACGCGACATCGGAGTTACTTCCTCGGGCGACTTTGAAGCAGGTGCTGGGCGGGCGCGCGCGGCTGGTGGGCGCGCGCTGCGACGCGCGGTTGCCACGCGGCTTGGTGTCACCGGTGGAGGCGCGGCTAAGGATGGGGATCCCGTACGGCGATCTGCACGGCGCGGAGGCGGCGTATCTCGCGCGGCGGACCCTGGGCTCGGACCTCGGCGTGGTGGCGCGCGCGTTGCTGGCGGCGGCGCTGGCGCCCTCGGCCCGGGCGGCGGCGGCCCGGCGGCCGTTCGTGGTGTCGGCCCCGCTCGACAACCTTTCGATCATGGAGGCGGTGCAGGTGGTCCTGGCGCCGCCGGAGGCGGAGCGGGCGCGGCTCGTGTACTTTGTGCACGCGCACGCGCTGAACCAGGCCCGATTCAATCGCACCTATGCCGACGTGCTCGCGCGGGCGGACGCGCTGCTCCCGGACGGCATCGGTATCCGGCTCGCGGCGCGGCTGCTCGGCGTGGCGATGCGCGACAATGTCAACGGCACGGACCTGTTCCCCATCCTCTGTCGGGAGGCGGCGGAGCGCGGCTTGCCGCTGGTGCTGATCGGGGGAGCGTCCGGCGTGGCGGAGGCGTGTGCCCGGCGGATGCGGGCGGAGGTGCCGGGACTGCGGGTGCCGCTCGCGGTGCCCGGGTTCTTCAAGGACGCCGATGAGCCGGCGGCGCTGGCCGGGCGGATTCACGCGCTCGGGCGGGCGCTGGTATTGGTGGGCATGGGCAGTCCGCGCCAGGAGCTGTGGGCGTGGGAGCATCTGCGCGGCTGCGGCGGGGCGACGGTGCTCACCGTGGGCGGGCTGTTTGATTTCTATTCGGGCCGCGTGCGGCGGGCACCGGTGTTCTGGCGGGAGACGGGGATGGAGTGGGCGTACCGCCTGCTGCAGGAGCCGCGGCGGCTGGCGCGCCGGTACCTCGTGGGCAACCCGCTGTTTCTGGCGCTGGCGCTCGAGCAGCGGATCCGCGGGCCGAGAGTGCCGCCGGCGGAGGGGCGGTGCGGGGAGGCAACAGAATCCCGAGGGATTCGAGACGCGGCTGGCCGGTCGGAGTGA
- a CDS encoding O-antigen ligase family protein — MEIETKQIFALILIVGFGSIAMLAALLWQWVRDAVLFTFVVGVVFIDRLDVSLFGTFWYRGTSRGIDLSLLDVAPLSLLIATLLAPRYARGRFHWPASFGLMLLYFLYCVASVYHAHPQWYGVWELAKMTRGLMVFLAAALFIRTRRELAVVLIALGCTACVEAFNGVEQRWFKGAFRAPGTLLHPNTLSTYLCTIAPVLIAGAMANWSKWIRGFAALSWALAAVAELLTLSRMGIPVFGAVSVATALACTSWRITKEKLAVVAAAGAVVAAGLFVSWDGLKARYVQGDIKQELTGEHQIETRGVYWRLALAMIEDHPYGVGLNNWSYFVGKTYGPAMGYAYHDYDEFKWVPTKDDAAQTFLPPAADSLPALTLGELGKAGLALFLLLWLRWFQIGAGFLRGRLNGDPLHRAGLGLLFGTAGLFLQSATEWTYRQTPVLFTFHVMMGALASLHAIRRRRVAVARRTRQAAPEPDLAGVPVRTVPVVE, encoded by the coding sequence ATGGAAATCGAAACCAAGCAAATCTTCGCCCTCATCCTGATCGTGGGCTTCGGCTCGATCGCCATGCTGGCCGCCCTGCTCTGGCAGTGGGTGCGCGATGCCGTGCTCTTCACGTTCGTGGTCGGCGTGGTGTTCATCGACCGGCTCGATGTCAGCCTTTTCGGCACGTTCTGGTACCGCGGCACCTCACGCGGCATCGATCTGTCGCTGCTCGACGTGGCGCCATTGAGCCTCCTGATCGCGACGCTCCTCGCGCCCCGCTATGCGCGCGGGCGCTTCCACTGGCCGGCGAGCTTCGGCCTGATGCTGCTCTACTTCCTGTACTGCGTGGCGTCGGTGTATCACGCGCACCCGCAGTGGTACGGCGTCTGGGAGCTCGCAAAGATGACCCGCGGGTTGATGGTGTTCCTGGCCGCGGCGCTCTTCATTCGCACGCGCCGCGAGCTGGCGGTGGTACTGATCGCGCTCGGGTGTACGGCGTGTGTCGAGGCGTTCAACGGCGTGGAGCAGCGGTGGTTCAAGGGCGCATTCCGCGCGCCCGGCACGCTGCTGCACCCGAACACGTTGTCCACCTACCTCTGCACGATCGCGCCGGTGCTGATCGCGGGCGCGATGGCGAACTGGTCGAAGTGGATCCGCGGGTTTGCGGCGCTCAGCTGGGCCCTCGCGGCGGTGGCCGAGCTGCTCACGCTGTCGCGCATGGGCATCCCGGTGTTTGGCGCCGTGAGCGTGGCGACCGCGCTGGCGTGCACCTCCTGGCGCATCACAAAGGAGAAACTCGCCGTGGTCGCGGCCGCCGGCGCGGTGGTGGCGGCCGGGCTCTTCGTTTCGTGGGATGGGCTGAAGGCCCGCTACGTGCAGGGCGACATCAAGCAGGAGCTGACGGGCGAGCACCAGATCGAGACCCGCGGCGTGTACTGGCGCCTCGCGCTGGCGATGATCGAGGATCACCCGTACGGCGTCGGCCTGAACAACTGGTCTTACTTTGTGGGCAAGACCTACGGCCCGGCCATGGGCTATGCATATCACGATTACGACGAGTTCAAGTGGGTGCCGACGAAGGACGACGCCGCGCAGACCTTCCTGCCGCCGGCGGCGGATTCGTTGCCGGCGCTGACGCTCGGCGAACTCGGCAAGGCGGGTCTCGCGCTCTTTCTCCTCCTGTGGCTGCGCTGGTTCCAGATTGGCGCAGGCTTCCTGCGCGGGCGGCTCAATGGCGATCCCCTGCACCGCGCGGGCCTGGGGCTGCTATTCGGCACGGCGGGACTTTTCCTGCAGAGCGCGACCGAGTGGACGTACCGGCAGACGCCCGTGCTGTTCACGTTCCACGTGATGATGGGCGCGCTCGCGAGCCTCCATGCGATCCGGCGGCGGCGGGTGGCGGTCGCCCGGCGCACGCGGCAGGCCGCGCCCGAACCCGACCTCGCCGGCGTGCCGGTCCGCACCGTGCCGGTGGTGGAGTGA
- a CDS encoding DUF2334 domain-containing protein, whose product MRYVILRDDDTNALTPVECLETLYRPFLARGLPVHLATIPAVRTDARTPAGEREGFLFAAQDSEPAVLPLAANAGLVAYLRANPGFQIVQHGCHHDPFEFDRRDRCEVARRLDEGAARLAETGLPVASAFVAPHDKFSPEAYEEAARRFRVISSGWFEWRRVPPRWWPRYLWKKLRRAPHWQVGRTRLLSHPGCLLSHRRDPATILDAIRRAVAEQEVTVLVTHWWEYFRNGAPDTAFVQALHRTAAFLGTHPDICVTTFDELGGGQRGASRAVAVDGVAPAGA is encoded by the coding sequence ATGCGCTACGTCATCCTGCGTGACGACGACACGAATGCCCTGACGCCGGTCGAGTGTCTCGAGACGCTCTACCGTCCCTTTCTCGCGCGCGGGTTGCCGGTGCACCTGGCGACCATTCCGGCGGTGCGGACGGACGCGCGCACGCCGGCGGGCGAGCGGGAGGGGTTCCTGTTTGCGGCGCAGGACAGCGAGCCGGCGGTGTTACCGCTGGCGGCCAATGCGGGGCTGGTGGCGTACCTGCGGGCGAATCCGGGATTTCAGATCGTGCAGCACGGGTGTCACCACGACCCCTTCGAATTTGACCGGCGCGACCGGTGCGAGGTGGCGCGACGGCTGGACGAAGGCGCGGCGCGCCTGGCGGAGACCGGGCTGCCGGTGGCGTCGGCGTTCGTGGCACCGCATGACAAGTTTTCGCCGGAGGCGTACGAGGAGGCGGCGCGACGGTTTCGGGTGATCTCGAGTGGCTGGTTTGAGTGGCGGCGCGTGCCGCCGCGGTGGTGGCCGCGTTACCTGTGGAAGAAACTGCGTCGGGCGCCGCACTGGCAGGTCGGGCGAACGCGCCTGCTGAGCCATCCCGGGTGCCTGCTTTCGCACCGGCGGGATCCGGCGACGATCCTGGACGCGATCCGGCGCGCGGTGGCGGAGCAGGAGGTGACGGTGCTTGTGACGCACTGGTGGGAGTACTTTCGCAACGGCGCGCCGGATACGGCGTTCGTGCAGGCGCTGCACCGGACGGCGGCGTTTCTCGGGACGCATCCGGACATCTGCGTGACGACGTTCGACGAACTTGGCGGCGGGCAGCGCGGCGCAAGCCGGGCGGTCGCGGTGGATGGCGTGGCGCCAGCGGGAGCGTGA
- a CDS encoding FecR domain-containing protein translates to MLALVMALMVAVNAVAQEARIVKLVGTGSAVVEVDGRVTPAREAMVLPLNAEIRTTGQEVYVEVATGIVATVKANSIVRLDTLSSAGSVLELKQGTLVSQIDKKRNAGKSYQVKTPRGVAAARGTAFTISLAHDGLAVAATADAITFTTPAGVSFTVQAGMISRADPGQPPGAPMPLATAAASDPEVGTLVRDAVQVLATVVENNLGSISADSAVNLMAQVLAVAVMAVPTEATTFTAQAVTAVTSSTSATGASADSAALAAGAVTAAAVQSAPAQAAAIAGAAAQAAPAQAGVITAAAQSTAPAGAASAIVSEVASATGQTTSAVQASADASATQAANAVSVSRDAISGITSGSASQATPPETVTPSPEAGDTGLPQTPSVPVVDPTVSPSS, encoded by the coding sequence ATGCTCGCGCTGGTCATGGCGCTGATGGTTGCGGTCAACGCGGTGGCTCAGGAAGCACGCATTGTTAAGCTCGTCGGCACGGGTTCCGCGGTGGTGGAGGTGGATGGCCGGGTGACCCCGGCGCGGGAAGCGATGGTCCTCCCGCTTAACGCCGAGATTCGTACGACGGGCCAGGAGGTGTATGTGGAGGTGGCGACCGGAATCGTGGCCACCGTGAAAGCGAACTCGATTGTGCGGCTGGATACGTTGTCGAGTGCAGGGTCGGTCCTGGAGCTGAAGCAAGGCACGCTGGTCAGCCAGATCGACAAGAAGCGGAACGCGGGGAAGAGCTATCAGGTGAAGACGCCACGGGGCGTGGCGGCGGCGCGCGGCACGGCCTTCACCATATCGCTGGCCCACGACGGGCTCGCGGTCGCGGCGACGGCGGATGCGATCACGTTCACCACTCCGGCGGGAGTGTCGTTCACGGTGCAGGCAGGCATGATCAGCCGGGCCGATCCGGGGCAGCCGCCGGGGGCGCCGATGCCCCTGGCGACGGCGGCCGCGTCGGACCCCGAGGTGGGGACGTTGGTGCGAGATGCGGTGCAGGTCCTGGCAACCGTGGTGGAGAACAATCTCGGCTCAATTTCGGCGGACTCGGCCGTGAACCTGATGGCCCAAGTGTTGGCGGTGGCGGTCATGGCGGTGCCGACGGAAGCGACGACGTTCACCGCGCAGGCGGTCACGGCGGTGACATCGAGTACGTCTGCGACAGGGGCCTCGGCAGATTCGGCGGCGTTGGCGGCGGGTGCCGTCACGGCGGCGGCGGTGCAATCGGCGCCGGCGCAGGCGGCAGCGATTGCCGGCGCGGCGGCCCAAGCGGCGCCGGCGCAGGCGGGAGTTATTACCGCTGCGGCGCAGAGTACGGCGCCGGCCGGCGCGGCCAGTGCGATTGTTTCCGAGGTCGCATCGGCGACCGGCCAGACCACCTCAGCGGTGCAGGCAAGCGCCGACGCATCGGCGACGCAGGCCGCGAACGCGGTGAGCGTTTCCCGCGATGCGATCAGCGGCATCACCTCCGGATCGGCTTCCCAAGCCACCCCGCCGGAAACCGTCACGCCGTCGCCGGAAGCTGGTGACACGGGCTTGCCGCAGACGCCAAGTGTTCCGGTGGTCGATCCAACGGTGAGCCCATCATCTTAA
- a CDS encoding glycosyltransferase: protein MSDPHVTIVLRSYNEGWALAETLAALRAQTYRRWSLLAFDSGSTDDSVELLRAARPARLIQLLPHDYQPGRVLNQGMALAATERVIFLNADATPQNADWLAPLVAGLADPRTAAVFGRQIPRPDCAAPFAADYERCFGPHRDSASWDHFFSMVSSGLRKEVWARRGFLESMQYSEDDEYTRWARAQGFRIVYCPESVVMHSHNYTPAQTYKRSFGEAWALAAVWAGNPASLLRRRNLLLGWANDLRRDLAYCVRHGRLREWPDAARVRLAQRLGRRAGFRAGWGMHGASLAPRRRVDPTTPSAPCLRPSAT from the coding sequence ATGAGCGACCCGCACGTCACCATCGTCCTGCGTTCCTACAACGAAGGCTGGGCTCTCGCCGAGACCCTCGCCGCCCTGCGCGCCCAGACCTACCGACGCTGGAGCCTGCTCGCATTCGACTCCGGCTCGACCGACGACTCCGTCGAGCTGCTTCGCGCCGCCCGCCCCGCGCGCCTCATCCAACTGCTCCCGCACGACTACCAACCGGGACGTGTGCTCAACCAGGGCATGGCCCTCGCCGCCACCGAGCGCGTGATCTTTCTCAACGCCGACGCCACGCCGCAAAACGCCGACTGGCTCGCGCCGCTCGTCGCCGGCCTCGCCGACCCGCGCACCGCGGCGGTCTTCGGCCGGCAGATTCCGCGACCCGACTGCGCCGCGCCCTTCGCGGCCGACTACGAGCGCTGCTTCGGCCCCCACCGCGACTCGGCCAGCTGGGATCATTTCTTCAGCATGGTGAGCAGCGGTCTGCGCAAGGAGGTCTGGGCGCGCCGTGGTTTCCTCGAATCGATGCAGTACTCCGAGGACGACGAATATACCCGGTGGGCGCGCGCCCAGGGTTTCCGCATCGTCTACTGCCCCGAGTCCGTCGTCATGCACTCGCACAACTACACGCCCGCGCAGACCTACAAGCGCAGCTTCGGGGAGGCTTGGGCGCTCGCCGCTGTCTGGGCGGGCAATCCCGCGTCGCTGCTCCGCCGCCGAAACCTGCTCCTCGGCTGGGCCAACGACCTGCGCCGCGACCTCGCCTACTGCGTCCGCCACGGCCGCCTGCGTGAATGGCCCGACGCCGCCCGCGTGCGGCTTGCGCAACGGCTCGGACGCCGCGCCGGGTTCCGCGCCGGTTGGGGAATGCACGGCGCCTCGCTCGCGCCGCGGCGTCGCGTGGATCCGACCACTCCCTCCGCGCCCTGCCTCCGCCCGTCCGCGACCTGA
- a CDS encoding glycosyltransferase family 4 protein, whose product MHVAHLLRKYNPAEWGGTETVLRQLSEGLRQGGVTSTVYCPRLAGPAGTDPLAASGCEVRRFRAMVPVWGLSDEQRRQMVAVGGNLLSFDLPRQLWADRRISVVHTHTLGRIGGIGLTVARRKRVPFVVTIHGGVYDLPEPLRQSFAQPAHGGWEWGKPFGLLFRSRRVLDEADAILTCNPREAELVRARHPDRRVVVQPHGVNARIYAVDRRAAAQAAYPVLGDREVILALGRVDPVKNQGWLVEQMPEVLRRRPRAQLVLAGACTDAAYGEALRRRIAEFGLEERVLLTGKLPPADDRLVGLLQLARVAVLPSISETFGLVILEAWAAGTPAISSRTSGATALVEDGRNGWLFDLNEPRGFHAALTAALDQPAQRDAVIAAGRARVQADFDTLALASRVRRLYENLQEEIHALRHPA is encoded by the coding sequence ATGCACGTCGCGCATCTCCTGCGGAAATACAATCCGGCCGAGTGGGGTGGCACAGAAACCGTGCTGCGCCAGTTGTCTGAAGGCCTGCGCCAGGGTGGCGTCACCTCGACCGTCTACTGCCCCCGACTGGCAGGGCCCGCGGGCACGGACCCGCTGGCGGCGTCGGGCTGCGAGGTGCGGCGGTTTCGCGCGATGGTCCCGGTCTGGGGCCTATCGGACGAGCAACGCCGGCAGATGGTGGCGGTGGGGGGCAACCTGCTGTCGTTTGACCTGCCGCGGCAGCTCTGGGCAGACCGGCGGATCAGTGTCGTGCACACGCATACCCTGGGGCGGATCGGCGGGATCGGGCTGACGGTGGCGCGACGGAAACGCGTGCCGTTCGTCGTGACGATCCACGGCGGCGTGTACGATCTGCCGGAGCCCCTGCGGCAGAGTTTCGCGCAGCCGGCGCATGGCGGGTGGGAGTGGGGCAAGCCCTTTGGCCTGCTGTTCCGGTCGCGGCGCGTGCTGGACGAGGCGGACGCAATCCTGACCTGCAATCCGCGGGAGGCGGAGCTGGTGCGGGCGCGCCACCCCGACCGGCGGGTGGTGGTGCAGCCGCACGGGGTGAACGCGCGGATCTACGCGGTCGACCGACGGGCGGCGGCGCAGGCGGCGTATCCGGTTCTGGGCGACCGCGAGGTGATCCTGGCGCTGGGACGCGTGGATCCCGTGAAGAACCAGGGCTGGTTGGTGGAGCAGATGCCGGAGGTGCTGCGGCGCCGGCCGCGGGCGCAGCTCGTGCTCGCCGGCGCCTGCACGGATGCGGCGTATGGCGAAGCGCTGCGGCGCCGCATCGCCGAATTCGGACTGGAGGAGCGCGTGCTGCTGACGGGCAAACTGCCCCCGGCGGACGACCGCCTCGTGGGCCTGCTGCAGCTCGCGCGCGTGGCGGTGCTGCCCTCGATCTCGGAAACCTTCGGGCTGGTGATCCTCGAGGCGTGGGCGGCGGGGACGCCGGCGATCTCGAGCCGGACCTCAGGCGCCACGGCGCTGGTGGAGGACGGACGCAACGGCTGGCTCTTCGATCTGAATGAACCGCGCGGCTTTCACGCCGCGCTGACTGCGGCGCTGGACCAGCCGGCGCAGCGGGATGCGGTGATCGCCGCCGGCCGGGCGCGCGTGCAGGCGGACTTCGATACCCTCGCTTTGGCGTCCCGCGTGCGCCGGCTTTACGAGAACCTCCAGGAGGAAATCCATGCGCTACGTCATCCTGCGTGA
- a CDS encoding haloacid dehalogenase-like hydrolase — MATTLFTQNTIACIWDFDKTLIPEYMQAPLFRRYGIDEGTFWEETNKLAEHYRRRGYHLSPEIAYLNHLLTYVLAGPLAGLNNKILFECGSDIKFYPGLPEFFGRAKAFALEKPEYVKHEISVEHYIVSTGIAPMIRGSAIAQHVDGIWACEFVENPLQPGFLQQKELSLEASAEIAQIGMVIDNTTKTRAIFEINKGTNRNSAIDVNSKMAAEDRRIPIQNMIYIADGPSDVPSFSVVKKGGGRAYAVYNPDKLAEFEQNDRLLQSGRIDAYGPADYQPGSSTAQWLRLHIHQICDRIVADRELAVASKASKPPRHLNTAPDESAAAKKAPKQETFLE, encoded by the coding sequence ATGGCCACAACACTCTTCACTCAAAACACCATCGCGTGCATCTGGGACTTCGACAAGACCTTAATCCCGGAATATATGCAGGCGCCGCTCTTCCGTCGGTACGGCATCGACGAAGGAACGTTTTGGGAGGAAACCAACAAGCTCGCTGAGCACTACCGGCGCCGCGGTTATCACCTGTCGCCGGAGATCGCGTATCTCAACCACCTGCTCACCTACGTGCTCGCCGGCCCACTGGCCGGATTGAACAACAAGATTCTCTTCGAGTGCGGCTCCGACATTAAGTTCTACCCCGGCCTCCCGGAATTTTTCGGCCGCGCCAAAGCCTTCGCGCTCGAGAAACCCGAGTACGTGAAGCACGAGATCTCGGTCGAACACTACATCGTCAGCACCGGCATTGCGCCCATGATCCGCGGCAGTGCGATCGCTCAGCACGTGGACGGAATCTGGGCCTGCGAGTTCGTCGAGAATCCCCTTCAGCCCGGCTTCCTCCAACAGAAGGAACTCTCGCTTGAGGCGAGTGCCGAGATTGCCCAGATCGGCATGGTGATCGACAACACGACCAAGACCCGCGCGATCTTCGAGATCAACAAGGGCACCAACCGGAACTCCGCCATCGATGTGAATTCCAAGATGGCCGCCGAGGATCGGCGCATTCCGATCCAGAACATGATCTACATCGCGGACGGTCCAAGCGACGTCCCGAGTTTTTCGGTGGTGAAGAAGGGCGGCGGCCGGGCGTACGCCGTGTACAATCCCGATAAGCTCGCCGAATTCGAGCAGAACGACCGTCTGCTGCAATCCGGGCGCATCGATGCCTACGGCCCAGCCGACTACCAGCCCGGTTCGAGCACCGCTCAGTGGCTCCGGCTCCACATTCATCAGATCTGTGATCGCATCGTGGCGGACCGCGAGTTGGCCGTCGCCAGCAAGGCATCCAAGCCGCCGCGGCATCTGAACACGGCTCCTGACGAGTCAGCCGCCGCCAAGAAGGCACCCAAGCAGGAGACCTTCCTCGAGTAA
- a CDS encoding adenylate/guanylate cyclase domain-containing protein, whose protein sequence is MKRVLAFLKQHALPAALCFGVALALMQTPFFRHIENLTMDERVRLRARLEVTVPADEIALLAVDETSLREIGRWPWDREVHGDLMALLGRVRPSVVAWDFLFTEPSGSDAHFARGIRQNRAVVLGAMRPEAEDDGWTPEQARAAGAQLAPITRVEGDRRLIPAAPAMIAPQGELATAAAIGFVDTPVGADGVRRTAPLVVRIGAEVYPALALRTLMAHWGVAAGEVTVRLGREVEIESPLARRRIPIDATGAYAINFRSGPQGVRQYGYSTVLVTLAKRFAHGQAVPVPALAGRIVLVGQVADGLTDLGPTPFAPLTPLVLVHANVIENVLREDYLRVVPPGWIWAGAFGAGLVTLAAYGRRRPIVQGVVGGGVPLVFVAGATLAWINGSWVVPLVGPLLGYGALQGFMIARRMLQELHAKERIKGMFGTYVSPELVRQLVASGQQPELGGHEEEITAFFSDIQEFSSFSEILPPDRLVELMNEYLTLCTDIVQANGGTLDKYIGDAVVAMYGAPVRLPDHAYRACRSAVEIQRALAELRERWRAEARWPELVMRIRTRIGLNTGPCVIGNMGSRTRFNYTMMGDHVNLAARMESGAKSWGTYAMCTEATRRACEAAAGDEVVFRPLGRIRVKGRRAAVPIHEIVGRRGEVSEVTQACLGEFAAALERYYGQDWAGAEAGFRRSAALEPLATELERGVKTTPSLIYIELVSRHRLDPPPAEWDGVYEMKEK, encoded by the coding sequence GTGAAGCGCGTCCTCGCCTTCCTGAAGCAGCATGCGTTGCCGGCGGCCCTGTGTTTTGGCGTCGCGTTGGCGCTGATGCAGACGCCGTTCTTCCGGCACATCGAGAACCTGACGATGGACGAGCGGGTGCGGCTGCGGGCTCGGCTGGAGGTGACGGTTCCCGCGGATGAGATCGCGTTATTGGCAGTGGACGAGACGAGCCTGCGGGAGATCGGGCGGTGGCCCTGGGACCGCGAGGTGCATGGCGATCTGATGGCGCTGCTGGGGCGCGTGCGGCCGAGCGTGGTGGCGTGGGACTTTCTCTTTACGGAGCCCAGTGGGTCGGACGCGCACTTTGCCCGCGGCATCCGGCAAAACCGGGCGGTGGTGCTCGGGGCGATGCGGCCGGAAGCGGAGGACGACGGCTGGACGCCGGAGCAGGCGAGGGCGGCGGGAGCGCAGCTGGCGCCAATCACGCGGGTGGAGGGCGATCGTCGGCTGATCCCCGCGGCGCCGGCGATGATCGCGCCGCAGGGCGAACTCGCGACGGCGGCGGCGATCGGATTCGTGGATACGCCGGTGGGGGCGGATGGCGTGCGGCGGACGGCGCCGCTGGTGGTCCGGATCGGCGCGGAGGTCTATCCCGCGCTCGCGTTGCGCACGCTGATGGCGCATTGGGGCGTGGCGGCGGGCGAGGTGACGGTGAGGCTGGGGCGGGAAGTGGAGATCGAGAGTCCGCTGGCGCGGCGGCGCATCCCGATCGATGCGACGGGAGCCTATGCGATCAATTTCCGCAGCGGCCCGCAGGGGGTGCGCCAGTACGGCTACAGCACGGTGCTGGTGACGCTGGCGAAGCGGTTCGCGCACGGGCAGGCGGTGCCGGTGCCGGCGTTGGCGGGACGGATCGTGCTCGTGGGCCAGGTGGCGGATGGGCTGACGGACCTCGGGCCGACGCCCTTTGCGCCGCTGACGCCGCTCGTGCTCGTGCACGCCAACGTGATCGAGAACGTGCTGCGGGAGGATTATCTGCGCGTGGTTCCGCCGGGCTGGATCTGGGCGGGAGCGTTTGGGGCCGGCCTTGTCACGCTGGCGGCGTACGGGCGCCGGCGTCCGATTGTGCAGGGCGTGGTGGGCGGGGGCGTGCCGCTGGTGTTCGTGGCGGGCGCGACGCTCGCGTGGATCAACGGCAGTTGGGTGGTGCCGCTGGTCGGGCCGCTGTTGGGTTACGGCGCTTTGCAGGGCTTCATGATCGCGCGACGGATGCTGCAGGAGCTGCACGCCAAGGAGCGCATCAAGGGCATGTTTGGGACTTACGTGTCGCCCGAGTTGGTGCGGCAGTTGGTGGCGTCGGGACAGCAGCCGGAGCTCGGCGGACACGAGGAGGAGATCACCGCGTTCTTCAGCGACATCCAGGAGTTTTCCTCATTTTCGGAGATCCTGCCGCCGGACCGGCTGGTGGAGCTGATGAACGAGTATCTGACCTTGTGCACGGACATCGTGCAGGCAAACGGGGGAACCCTGGACAAGTACATCGGCGATGCGGTGGTGGCGATGTACGGGGCGCCGGTCCGGCTGCCGGACCACGCCTATCGGGCATGCCGCAGCGCGGTGGAAATCCAGCGGGCGCTTGCAGAACTGCGGGAGCGCTGGCGGGCGGAGGCGCGGTGGCCGGAGCTGGTTATGCGGATCCGAACCCGGATCGGGTTGAACACCGGCCCGTGTGTGATCGGCAACATGGGGAGCCGGACGCGTTTCAACTATACGATGATGGGCGACCACGTGAACCTGGCGGCGCGGATGGAGTCGGGAGCAAAGAGCTGGGGAACCTATGCGATGTGCACGGAGGCGACGCGGCGGGCCTGTGAGGCGGCAGCGGGGGACGAGGTGGTGTTCCGGCCGCTGGGGCGGATCCGCGTGAAAGGGCGGCGCGCGGCGGTGCCAATCCACGAGATCGTGGGGCGGCGCGGCGAAGTGTCGGAGGTAACGCAGGCGTGCCTCGGGGAGTTCGCGGCCGCACTGGAGCGATATTATGGGCAGGACTGGGCGGGGGCGGAGGCCGGTTTTCGACGGAGCGCGGCGTTGGAGCCGCTGGCGACGGAACTGGAGCGTGGGGTAAAGACGACGCCGTCACTCATTTATATCGAACTGGTGAGCCGGCACCGCCTGGATCCGCCGCCGGCGGAGTGGGACGGAGTATACGAGATGAAGGAAAAGTGA